Genomic window (Trueperaceae bacterium):
GCCCGACCCGCTGGCGCAGGTACCCCACCTCGATCTGCTGCACCTGGCCAGGCGATTCTGGCGCGAGACCCTGCCCGATTGCTCGCTCACTACCGTCGAACGACGCATCCTCGGCGCCTCCAGGAGCCTCAACGATGTGCCCGGCTTCGAGGTGCCGGCCCGCTACTTCGAGTTCCTGCGTAGTTGGGACGCCAGCGGTCTGGTCGGCGTGATAGAGCACAACGAAACCGACATCGTGGCCTTGGCCGCCCTGCGCTCCAAGTTCGAGCGACTGGTCGAAGATCCGGCGACCGCCCTGGCGCACGAAGCGCACGCCATGGGACTCTGGATGGAGCGACTGGGTGAGGTAGAACTCGCCCTCGCCCGCTATCTGGAGGCTGCGAGCGCGCGGATGGAAGCGGGCTGGCACGCCTCCCTCCTGCTCAAGCGCTTGGGACGCCTCGAAGAAGCCGCGAAGTTGTGGCGCACGCTGGGCAGGCAGGGGATGGCGGCCGCCTGGGTGGAACTCGCCAAGGCGCAGGAGCACAGCTGGCACGACTTCAGGGCGGCACTGGTGTCGGTCGCTGCTGCGGCCGAATGCCAAGACTGCGAGCCGGACGAACTCGAGAAGAGGCGCGAACGACTGCTGAGGC
Coding sequences:
- a CDS encoding ribonuclease H-like domain-containing protein, with protein sequence MREVRHSRGARHGREPIGNSSLHPLLMRHAGAAAPHEGGPVLYIDTETTGLMGGTGTFAFLIGVGVHDEHGFEVRQLFLPGPEHERSQLRSFAALVEGASAVVTYNGATFDLPLLRNRFALHGLPDPLAQVPHLDLLHLARRFWRETLPDCSLTTVERRILGASRSLNDVPGFEVPARYFEFLRSWDASGLVGVIEHNETDIVALAALRSKFERLVEDPATALAHEAHAMGLWMERLGEVELALARYLEAASARMEAGWHASLLLKRLGRLEEAAKLWRTLGRQGMAAAWVELAKAQEHSWHDFRAALVSVAAAAECQDCEPDELEKRRERLLRRLANGELG